Proteins encoded within one genomic window of Trichoderma asperellum chromosome 2, complete sequence:
- the PRP43 gene encoding DEAH-box ATP-dependent RNA helicase prp43 produces MADRAVKRASSDYEEASNKKSKTDGKPNPYLAHMYEEENNGWGSGEPAANSPLAGMKRRETTAQQASKAEDSDSNPFTGREHSQKYFQILQTRRDLPVHKQRQEFLDKYHSTQILVFVGETGSGKTTQIPQYVVYDELPHLNGKLIACTQPRRVAAMSVAQRVADEMDVSLGEEVGYSIRFEDKTSQKTMLKYMTDGMLLREAMHDHEMSRYSCIILDEAHERTLATDILMALLKQIAERRPDLKIIIMSATLDAQKFQKYFNDAPLLAVPGRTHPVEIFYTPEPEKDYVEAAIRTVLQIHASEPEGDILLFLTGEDEIEDACRKIGLEAEELTREVDAGPLAVYPLYGTLPPHQQQRIFDKAPGPLKKGGRPGRKVIVSTNIAETSLTIDGIVYVVDPGFSKQKIYNPRIRVESLLVSPISKASAQQRAGRAGRTKPGKCFRLYTEKAFKKELIEQTYPEILRSNLANTVLELKKLGVEDLVHFDLMDPPAPETMMRALEELNYLACLDDDGELTTLGSLASEFPLDPALAVMLISSPEFYCSNEILSITSLLSVPQIFVRPANSRKRADEMKAHFAHPDGDHLTLLNAYHAFKGQETADPSYAKQWCHEHFLSFRHLSSADSVRAQLKRIMETHGLDLVSTPFEDKNYYTNIRRAMLAGFFMQVAMKESSGKVYRTVKDEQAVMIHPSTVLRTEYDWVLYNEFVLTSKQYIRTCTGIRPEWLLEIAPVYFNLDTFEDGDIRRSLVRAAEKKRRKEAMKKAGR; encoded by the exons ATGGCGGACAGAGCAGTGAAACGAGCGAGCTCCGACTACGAGGAGGCTTCCAACAAGAAGTCCAAGACCGACGGAAAGCCTAATCCGTACCTGGCTCACATGTACGAGGAGGAGAACAATGGCTGGGGCTCTGGCGAGCCGGCGGCCAATTCGCCTTTGGCCGGCATGAAGCGCCGCGAGACCACTGCGCAACAGGCATCCAAGGCTGAAGATTCGGACTCGAACCCGTTCACAGGCCGTGAGCATTCGCAAAAGTACTTTCAAATTTTGCAAACACGCCGAGACCTCCCCGTCCACAAGCAAAG GCAAGAATTCCTCGACAAGTACCACTCGACCCagatcctcgtcttcgtcggtGAGACTGGTTCCGGAAAGACCACTCAGATCCCCCAGTACGTCGTATACGACGAACTCCCGCATCTCAATGGCAAGCTTATTGCCTGTACGCAGCCACGTCGAGTCGCCGCCATGTCGGTGGCCCAGCGTGTAGCCGACGAGATGGACGTCTCGCTCGGAGAGGAAGTCGGTTATAGCATCCGTTTCGAGGACAAGACATCGCAAAAGACCATGCTGAAGTATATGACGGATGGTATGCTTCTACGTGAGGCCATGCACGACCACGAGATGTCTCGATATAGCTGCATCATTCTCGACGAGGCCCACGAGAGAACCTTGGCTACGGATATCCTCATGGCCCTACTCAAGCAGATTGCTGAGAGGCGTCCTGATctcaaaatcatcatcatgtctGCTACGCTCGATGCTCAAAAGTTTCAAAAGTACTTCAACGACGCTCCACTCCTGGCTGTTCCTGGACGAACTCACCCTGTCGAAATCTTCTACACACCCGAGCCAGAGAAGGATTACGTCGAGGCTGCAATCAGGACTGTTCTTCAGATCCACGCATCAGAACCTGAAGGCGATATCCTCCTTTTCCTCACAGGTGAAGACGAAATTGAGGATGCCTGTCGAAAGATTGGCctcgaggctgaggagctgACGCGAGAAGTGGATGCCGGCCCGCTGGCGGTTTATCCTCTATATGGCACGCTGCCACCTCACCAGCAACAGCGCATCTTTGACAAGGCACCCGGCccgctgaagaagggaggACGACCTGGCCGAAAAGTTATCGTTTCAACCAACATTGCTGAAACCAGTTTGACTATTGACGGTATCGTCTACGTCGTCGACCCTGGCTTCAGCAAGCAGAAGATTTACAATCCCCGAATCAGAGTCGAGTCTCTGTTGGTTTCGCCCATCTCTAAGGCCTCGGCACAGCAGCGTGCTGGTCGTGCCGGTCGTACAAAGCCTGGTAAATGCTTCAGACTTTACACTGAAAAGGCATTTAAGAAGGAGCTCATCGAGCAGACTTATCCTGAAATTTTGCGATCTAACTTGGCCAACACCGTTctagagctgaagaagctcggcGTTGAGGATCTTGTTCACTTCGACCTCATGGACCCTCCCGCCCCAGAGACCATGATGCGTGCCCTGGAAGAGCTCAACTATCTTGCCTGTCTCGACGATGACGGTGAGCTGACCACTCTCGGCAGTCTGGCGTCCGAGTTTCCCCTGGACCCCGCCTTGGCTGTCATGCTCATCTCCTCGCCGGAGTTTTATTGCTCGAATGAGATTCTCTCCATCACTTCCCTCTTGTCAGTCCCCCAGATCTTTGTCCGACCCGCCAATAGCCGTAAGCGTGCAGATGAGATGAAGGCACACTTCGCTCACCCCGACGGTGACCACCTAACACTACTCAATGCCTACCACGCCTTCAAGGGTCAGGAGACTGCGGATCCCAGCTACGCCAAGCAGTGGTGCCACGAGCACTTCCTGTCCTTCCGCCACCTTTCCAGCGCAGACAGCGTTCGTGCCCAACTGAAGCGGATCATGGAGACGCACGGCCTCGACCTAGTCTCGACGCCATTCGAGGACAAGAATTACTACACCAACATCCGGAGGGCCATGCTGGCCGGCTTTTTCATGCAGGTCGCCATGAAGGAGAGCTCTGGCAAGGTTTACCGCACCGTGAAGGACGAGCAGGCCGTCATGATTCATCCCTCAACTGTGCTTCGCACAGAGTACGACTGGGTTCTGTACAACGAATTCGTCCTTACCTCCAAGCAATACATCCGCACTTGCACAGGCATCCGGCCAGAATGGTTATTG GAAATTGCACCTGTATACTTCAACCTTGACACCTTTGAGGACGGCGACATCAGGCGGTCATTAGTCCGGGccgcagagaagaaaaggagaaaagaggccATGAAAAAGGCTGGTCGGTGA
- a CDS encoding uncharacterized protein (BUSCO:EOG092D0OMH), with protein MATESDAGGFSLQADYRENRPIFTLGYHDSKRETPLSELQYGYLLNQDFSVATTPITNSNFKSRVFKVVSDHLATLKANGEKGTSIATASRADPILLPLTPEDTSMFPSQAVNTYVAYTSPWIDLCSNDPVIANISRQVLNLEVNYASWCGVKSIIITGPDRDASKDGGNQGLAQYSRAIQEVLTIAPSISVLIHIPMYREPLAGAQNETLSSLNGQEDSKTVGGDIDIFTSWDSWNQIRSVCKYNPRLLVALKVPKVMPEKDLQNRWFCEPLHYLTLGPEVFQKNKAGYPSLTRNHQDMIFAYMRLKNAPWLLLCDVGPDVRHITDGKDEKLPLSEADFPSLEEASRPAFRVSTDSNVYCEYLRWLETQQAPFSVLETPILTNFQDWLQSPLQPLSDNLESATYEVFENDAIKYDQYELAIAEALKEWNELNLPTSKPGVIVMAVAGSGRGPIVTKAIQAAESTGSKVEVWALEKNPNAYVYLLRQNAQKWGGKVNVVKTDMRAWKGPLLSNSPETGPVYGKIDILISELLGSFGDNELSPECLDGIQHVLAKPHGISIPQSYTAHLSPIATPKLYADIYSRAQTDATAFDTPWVVSLFSLDFVAQKVPGHPRFQEAWEFSHPIPESTLDAVVARRSGGVVGGTGGSMAGAAGANDHNSRFCHLTFVARTRGVTHGLAGYFESTLYERKSGPNKGKKCEISIHPERIDEKSKDMVSWFPIFFPLKQPLYFPADTELEVSMWRQTDDTKVWYEWLVEAWTWVGPSARVKVASSDICSSRKIACLM; from the exons ATGGCAACAGAATCAGATGCCGGCGGCTTTTCGCTCCAGGCAGACTACCGGGAGAATCGGCCCATCTTTACTCTTGGGTACCATGACTCTAAAAGAGAAACACCGCTGTCAGAGCTGCAATATGGATACCTGCTGAATCAAGAT TTTTCTGTGGCTACTACGCCCATCACTAACAGTAACTTTAAATCTAGAGTCTTCAAGGTTGTATCGGACCATCTGGCAACTCTCAAGGCAAATGGCGAGAAGGGGACCAGCATCGCTACGGCGAGCCGCGCTGACCCTATCCTTCTTCCCCTCACCCCGGAGGATACCAGCATGTTCCCTTCTCAGGCAGTGAATACTTATGTTGCATACACAAGCCCCTGGATCGACCTTTGCTCAAATGACCCTGTCATTGCCAACATCTCTCGCCAAGTGCTGAACCTGGAAGTAAACTATGCCAGCTGGTGCGGCGTGAAGAGCATCATCATTACTGGACCAGACCGCGATGCGTCCAAGGACGGAGGAAACCAAGGCCTTGCGCAATACTCTAGGGCTATTCAGGAGGTCTTGACTATTGCGCCCTCCATATCTGTTTTGATCCATATTCCCATGTATCGCGAGCCGCTCGCTGGAGCCCAGAACGAGACACTCTCCTCGTTGAATGGACAGGAGGATTCGAAGACTGTTGGAGGCGACATTGATATCTTTACCAGCTGGGATTCCTGGAATCAAATCAGGTCGGTTTGCAAATACAACCCTAGGCTTCTTGTTG CGTTGAAGGTGCCGAAAGTTATGCCAGAGAAAGATCTGCAAAACCGCTGGTTCTGTGAACCCCTCCACTACTTGACTCTCGGCCCTGAGGTCTTCCAGAAAAACAAGGCAGGCTATCCCAGTCTCACCAGAAATCACCAGGATATGATTTTCGCCTACATGCGCTTGAAGAATGCTCCGTGGCTTCTGCTCTGCGACGTTGGCCCTGATGTGCGACACATTACGGATGGCAAGGATGAAAAGCTGCCTTTGTCAGAGGCTGATTTCCCCAGCTTAGAGGAAGCCAGTAGACCCGCATTTCGCGTGTCTACCGATTCTAACGTCTACTGCGAGTACTTGCGGTGGTTGGAAACGCAACAGGCTCCATTTTCAGTCTTAGAGACTCCTATTCTTACCAACTTCCAAGATTGGCTACAGTCGCCGTTGCAGCCGCTGTCAGACAATCTCGAATCAGCAACCTACGAGGTGTTCGAAAATGATGCCATCAAATACGACCAGTATGAGCTGGCCATAGCTGAGGCCCTGAAAGAATGGAACGAGCTTAACCTCCCCACATCTAAGCCTGGTGTTATCGTAATGGCAGTTGCCGGCTCTGGCCGTGGCCCTATAGTGACCAAAGCTATCCAAGCCGCGGAATCTACTGGTTCCAAAGTGGAAGTCTGGGCTCTTGAAAAGAACCCTAACGCATATGTATACCTCCTCCGGCAAAATGCCCAGAAATGGGGCGGCAAAGTCAATGTCGTTAAGACGGACATGAGAGCATGGAAAGGCCCATTGTTGTCGAATTCACCTGAGACTGGACCAGTTTATGGTAAGATCGATATCCTCATTTCTGAGCTACTCGGCTCCTTTGGCGATAACGAACTTTCTCCCGAATGCTTGGACGGTATTCAGCATGTTCTGGCAAAGCCTCACGGCATCTCCATTCCGCAGTCTTACACAGCGCACCTGAGCCCCATCGCCACACCAAAGCTTTACGCAGATATTTACTCAAGGGCTCAGACGGATGCCACCGCATTCGACACCCCTTGGGTGGTGAGCCTGTTTTCACTGGACTTTGTGGCTCAGAAGGTACCAGGCCACCCGAGATTTCAGGAAGCATGGGAGTTTTCACACCCCATTCCTGAATCCACACTCGATGCTGTTGTAGCGCGACGTTCCGGAGGAGTTGTCGGCGGCACAGGAGGATCCATGGCAGGTGCTGCAGGAGCGAACGACCACAACTCTAGATTCTGCCATTTGACATTTGTTGCTCGAACTCGTGGAGTGACCCATGGATTAGCAGGATATTTTGAATCCACCTTGTATGAGCGGAAGTCAGGCCCGAACAAGGGCAAAAAGTGTGAGATTAGCATTCACCCGGAGCGAATTgacgagaagagcaaagacaTGGTGTCTTGGTTCCCTATCTTCTTCCCACTGAAG CAACCCCTTTACTTCCCTGCGGATACTGAGCTAGAAGTAAGCATGTGGAGGCAGACCGATGACACCAAGGTCTGGTACGAATGGCTCGTGGAGGCGTGGACATGGGTTGGACCCTCTGCACGTGTTAAGGTGGCATCTTCGGATATCTGTAGCAGCCGCAAGATAGCCTGCCTGATGTAG
- a CDS encoding uncharacterized protein (BUSCO:EOG092D092M): MPTIEELDSTVRAFYEGRGEQQKAAQAALNQFKEDPDAWLMVDKILSDAQYPQTKYLGLQVLDNVIMTRWKVLPREQCQGIRNFIVQFIIQCSNSEETLRAQKTLLNKLNLVLVSILKQEWPHNWPTFINEIISSCHSSLSICENNMIILRLLSEEVFDYSAEQMTSTKTRNLKQTMCAEFSQIFTLCQEVLNSANQPSLIKATLETLLRFCNWIPLGYIFETPLIDTLRTRFLSVPEFRNVTLQCLTEIGGLQTGGPGQPNSYDEQLVKMFTEVLTTIADIIPVSLDLKATYPSSNSKDQEFVQNLALFLCNFFGMHLNLIENLPNRDYLIHGHYYLVRISQIDDREVFKICLDYWLKLVQELYEEMQQLPITDLNPLLAVGGGMSGSGAPNPSLLMNYPLRKHKYNEVLSNLRVVMIEKMVRPEEVLIVENDEGEIVREFVKEGDTVQLYKTIRECLVYLTHLDVVDTENIMTEKLARQVDGSEWSWHNCNVLCWAIGSISLAMNEETEKRFLVTVIKDLLGLTEMKRGKDNKAVVASNIMYIVGQYPRFLKAHWKFLKTVVNKLFEFMHESHEGVQDMACDTFIKIARQCRRHFVALQPSETEPFIEEIVRNMGKITCDLTPQQVHTFYEACGYMVAAQGNKNQQERLLAELMNIPNAAWSEIIKQANMNSAILQDAETIKVIGNIMKTNVSACSSTGSYFYPQIGRIYHDMLQMYRATSSLISEAVARDGDLATKMPKVRGLRTIKKEILKLIETYVEKAEDLQAVRAQMVPPLLDSVLVDYNRNVPGARDAEVLKAMSTIITKLAALMEDQVPTIMENVFECTLEMINKDFSEFPEHRVEFFNLLRAINLHCFPALLKLDNNQFKFVIDSCSWAFKHDNRDVEAAGLNMCLELITNIAEKTDPNTANAFFQRFFVTILQDVLFVVTDSDHKAGFKTQSMLLMKLFYFIHPADGTPPKIQGPIYTPDQAQAGTGNREYLSASVATLLQNAFPNLQAAQIASFVEGLFTLNTQYDKFRLNLRDFLISLKEFAGDNAELFIVEKEQLERDARAADMERRQKVGGLVKPSDLDDEEL, translated from the exons ATGCCTACCATTGAGGAGCTCGACAGCACGGTCCGGGCCTTTTACGAAGGTCGCGGCGAGCAG CAAAAAGCAGCTCAAGCCGCCTTGAACCAG TTCAAGGAAGATCCCGATGCCTGGCTCATGGTCGACAAGATTCTATCCGACGCGCAGTATCCCCAGACGAAGT ACCTGGGTTTACAAGTTCTCGACAATGTTATTATGACAAGATGGAAAGTTTTGCCTCGGGAGCAGTGCCAAG GTATTCGAAACTTCATCGTCCAGTTCATTATCCAGTGCTCCAATAGCGAAGAGACTCTGCGGGCCCAAAAGACCCTCCTGAACAAGCTCAATCTCGTGCTTGTCTCGATCCTTAAGCAAGAATGGCCACACAACTGGCCTACGTTCATCAACGAAatcatttcttcttgccattCCAGCCTTTCGATCTGCGAGAACAACATGATCATTCTGCGCTTGCTGTCCGAAGAGGTGTTCGATTACTCAGCGGAGCAAATGACATCCACCAAGACGAGGAACCTGAAGCAGACCATGTGTGCTGAGTTCTCTCAGATTTTCACGCTCTGCCAAGAGGTTCTCAACTCTGCCAACCAGCCAAGCCTCATCAAGGCCACACTCGAGACGTTGCTCCGCTTCTGCAACTGGATCCCTCTGGGCTACATCTTCGAAACACCCCTTATCGACACTTTACGAACCCGATTCCTGTCCGTCCCGGAGTTTCGAAACGTCACGCTTCAGTGCCTCACAGAGATTGGTGGTCTTCAGACCGGTGGGCCTGGACAACCCAACTCATACGACGAACAGCTGGTTAAGATGTTTACTGAGGTTCTGACTACAATTGCTGACATTATCCCGGTCTCGCTCGACCTCAAGGCTACCTACCCGAGTAGCAACTCCAAGGACCAAGAATTTGTCCAGAATCTTGCTCTATTCCTTTGCAACTTTTTCGGCATGCATCTTAAT CTTATTGAAAACCTTCCCAATAGAGATTACCTTATTCACGGCCATTACTATCTTGTTAGAATATCGCAAATCGACGACCGAGAAGTTTTCAAGATCTGCCTGGACTACTGGTTGAAGCTTGTCCAAGAGCTTTACgaggagatgcagcagcttccCATTACCGATCTCAATCCTTTACTCGCTGTGGGAGGTGGCATGTCTGGAAGCGGAGCTCCGAACCCGAGTCTTTTGATGAATTACCCTCTCCGAAAGCACAAATACAACGAAGTCCTCTCCAACCTGCGAGTTGTCATGATCGAGAAGATGGTTCGTCCTGAGGAAGTCTTGATTGTGGAAAACGACGAGGGAGAAATTGTTCGCGAGTTTGTCAAGGAGGGTGATACTGTGCAGCTCTACAAGACCATCAGAGAATGCTTGGTTTACCTTACACATCTGGACGTGGTTGATACCGAGAACATCATGACTGAGAAGTTGGCCCGCCAAGTAGACGGTTCCGAATGGTCATGGCACAACTGCAACGTCCTTTGCTGGGCCATCGGCTCCATCTCCCTCGCCATGAATGAAGAGACAGAGAAGCGATTCCTTGTCACGGTTATTAAGGATCTTCTAGGCCTTACCGAAATGAAGCGGGGCAAAGATAATAAAGCTGTCGTCGCCAGTAACATCATGTATATTGTTGGACAGTATCCCCGTTTCCTCAAGGCTCACTGGAAATTCCTTAAGACGGTTGTCAACAAGCTCTTTGAGTTCATGCACGAGTCACACGAAG GTGTTCAGGATATGGCTTGCGATACATTCATTAAGATTGCTAGGCAATGCCGACGACACTTCGTCGCACTTCAGCCCAGTGAGACGGAGCCCTTTATTGAAGAGATTGTACGAAATATGGGCAAGATTACCTGCGATCTTACCCCCCAGCAAGTCCATACATTCTATGAGGCCTGCGGATACATGGTTGCTGCTCAAGGCAACAAGAATCAGCAGGAGAGGCTCTTGGCTGAACTAATGAACATTCCCAATGCTGCTTGGAGCGAAATCATTAAGCAGGCCAACATGAATTCTGCGATTTTGCAAGATGCTGAGACCATCAAGGTTATCGGAAACATCATGAAGACCAACGTTTCGGCATGCTCTTCCACCGGCTCTTACTTTTACCCACAGATTGGTCGAATCTATCACGACATGCTGCAGATGTACCGTGCCACAAGCTCGTTGATCTCAGAGGCCGTCGCGCGAGATG GTGACCTGGCCACCAAGATGCCCAAGGTTCGCGGTCTGCGTACGATCAAGAAGGAGATTCTCAAGTTGATTGAGACTTATGTTGAGAAGGCCGAAGATCTTCAGGCTGTCCGAGCTCAGATGGTGCCCCCCTTGTTGGATTCAGTCCTTGTCGACTACAACCGAAATGTGCCAGGAGCCCGTGACGCAGAAGTTTTGAAAGCCATGTCAACCATTATTACGAAGCTTGCT GCGTTGATGGAAGATCAAGTTCCTACAATCATGGAAAATGTCTTTGAGTGCACTCTGGAGATGATCAACAAGGACTTTTCAGAATTCCCGGAGCATCGTGTCGAGTTCTTCAACTTGTTGCGAGCTATCAACCTGCACTGTTTCCCAG CTCTACTCAAACTTGACAACAACCAGTTCAAGTTTGTAATCGACTCTTGCTCATGGGCCTTCAAGCACGACAACAGAGACGTCGAAGCTGCCGGTCTTAACATGTGCTTGGAGCTGATCACCAACATTGCTGAAAAGACGGATCCTAATACCGCCAATGCCTTCTTCCAGCGCTTTTTTGTTACTATCCTGCAGGATGTGCTCTTCGTTGTGACGGACAGCGACCACAAGGCGGGTTTCAAGACGCAGTCtatgctgctgatgaaacTCTTCTACTTCATCCACCCGGCTGATGGCACACCACCGAAGATTCAAGGACCCATCTACACACCGGACCAGGCCCAGGCTGGAACTGGCAACCGAGAGTACCTGTCTGCCTCTGTTGCTACTCTATTACAGAATGCATTCCCTAACCTTCAAGC GGCCCAAATCGCCAGCTTCGTCGAGGGACTGTTCACACTGAACACACAGTATGACAAGTTCCGACTCAACCTCCGTgactttttaatttctctGAAAGAGTTCGCGGGAGATAACGCCGAGCTGTTTATTGTCGAGAAGGAGCAACTGGAGCGCGATGCCCGAGCTGCAGATATGGAAAGGCGACAAAAGGTCGGAGGTCTTGTGAAGCCATCAGATCtggatgacgaagagcttTGA
- a CDS encoding uncharacterized protein (EggNog:ENOG41), whose translation MTMTMHHQLNGSSGSNGVVKTRRSHRKSRNGCSECKRRHIRCDERRPACTNCTIAERACSFPPSRQNQLSPLPQPPLPHSPADSHLSRKSQHSPSSCEPDHPGPWPVYGHEPSSTSPESVLSAGRGRFVPAPTTGPQTLPSFTESFTNTAYNPPVPPASLFTAEHLMLFHHVSDAMGDCILARGQIKIVLDVAVKHLIDAPYLMDQLLALSALHVSLTTKPGENPLLGTAVSFRHQATELQTRALSSFARIASLVPADDTATCVPRFLFASLLSNQVLAETLLQHQPQPPPYHHDVMGVHGGGNGGSNGSGGSVVSFHGFVERMVECIHLHRGILAQIRPTWDYLMQSELYPLLRITHDANIAAISLKSGTECVFLRQMIASTPSSAASLYRDVSPRLDQTSADACRIAIDSLQWAFDMHRALPEQDVPHAPSAFIVTVEAEYVDLLRQLLPEALVILAYLGVLIHRCRRFWTFGNAGANLIRAIAGYLGSHWRESLAWPLKVIEEETD comes from the coding sequence ATGACCATGACAATGCACCACCAGCTCAACGGGAGCTCCGGTTCAAACGGCGTCGTCAAGACTCGACGCTCGCACCGCAAATCCAGGAACGGCTGCAGCGAGTGCAAGCGACGGCACATTCGATGCGACGAGCGGCGTCCAGCCTGCACCAACTGCACCATTGCTGAGCGCGCATGCTCGTTTCCGCCCTCTCGCCAGAACCAGCTGTCGCCCCTACCgcagccgccgctgccgcacaGCCCGGCCGATTCGCATCTCAGCCGCAAGTCGCAGCATTCGCCATCATCCTGCGAACCGGATCACCCGGGACCGTGGCCGGTCTATGGCCATGAGCCATCGTCAACTTCTCCAGAGTCTGTCCTCAGCGCCGGCCGCGGCAGGTTCGTGCCGGCGCCCACCACAGGGCCGCAGACGCTGCCGTCCTTTACCGAGTCCTTCACCAACACGGCATACAACCCGCCTGTTCCTCCGGCGTCGCTCTTCACGGCCGAGCACCTGATGCTCTTCCACCATGTCTCCGATGCAATGGGCGACTGCATCTTGGCCCGCGGCCAGATCAAGATCGTCCTGGACGTTGCCGTGAAGCATCTGATCGATGCGCCCTATCTGATGGAccagctgctggccttgTCGGCGCTGCACGTGTCCCTCACCACCAAGCCGGGCGAGAACCCTCTACTCGGGACTGCTGTGTCTTTCCGCCATCAGGCTACCGAGCTGCAGACGCGTGCTCTGTCATCCTTCGCCCGCATCGCTTCCCTTGTTCCCGCCGATGATACGGCCACCTGCGTCCCGCGGTTCCTGTTTGCCAGTCTGCTGAGCAACCAAGTTCTGGCTGAGACGTTATTGCAGCATCAGCCACAGCCTCCTCCCTACCACCACGATGTTATGGGAGTCCACGGTGGAGGAAACGgtggcagcaatggcagtgGCGGCAGCGTCGTCAGCTTCCACGGCTTCGTCGAGCGAATGGTTGAGTGTATCCACCTGCATCGGGGCATCCTTGCCCAAATCCGCCCAACATGGGATTATCTTATGCAGTCTGAGCTATATCCTTTGCTACGAATCACGCATGACGCCAACATAGCAGCAATATCTCTCAAGTCCGGCACAGAGTGTGTCTTTCTCCGCCAGATGATCGCATCGACGCCATCCTCCGCAGCGTCCCTCTATAGAGACGTCTCACCCCGCCTTGACCAAACCAGCGCCGACGCTTGCCGAATCGCCATTGATTCGCTTCAGTGGGCATTTGACATGCACCGAGCTCTGCCCGAACAGGACGTCCCTCATGCCCCTTCTGCCTTCATCGTCACGGTGGAGGCCGAGTACGTAGATCTCCTACGGCAGCTTCTGCCCGAAGCATTGGTGATTCTGGCGTACTTGGGCGTGTTGATACATCGCTGCCGTCGCTTCTGGACGTTTGGCAATGCAGGCGCAAACCTGATCCGAGCCATTGCCGGATACCTAGGCTCCCACTGGCGCGAATCGCTGGCGTGGCCTCTAAAAGtgattgaagaagagactgactga